From the genome of Ignavibacteriales bacterium, one region includes:
- a CDS encoding glycyl radical protein — protein sequence MKERIKKLRQQSLDAIPTLSHERAQLLTEFYKSGEAQKHSIPVARALSLKYILENKELCINDGELFVGEKGPEPKATPTYPELCVHSEQDLEILHNRAKVWFKSSDETRNVVLNEVAPFWKGKSIREKILEEVDEQWRDSYNAGIFTEFMEQRAPGHTVGDDKIFRKGMLDFKKEIEDSINKLDFYNDPEAFAKREELHAMEIAADALIAFAKRYSKRLYELAKSEKDTQRKNELETMAGICERVPANAPQTFWEALQYYWFVHLGVTTELNTWDSYNPGRLDQHLYPFFKRDVESGLLTDEFARELLQSFWVKFNNQPAPPKVGVTAQESNTYTDFCLINVGGVTAKGEDATNEMTYMILDVIEEMRLLQPSSMVQVSKKNPDRLLKRALKIIMTGYGQPSIFNTDAIIQELTRQGKSIIDARCGGASGCVEAGAFGKEAYILTGYFNIPKILEITLNNGFDPFTKKVIGIKTGDSNSFKSFDELYDAFEKQMNHFIDIKIKGNVIIERIYAEYMPSPFLSILVDDCIKKGKDYNAGGARYNSSYIQGVGLGTITDSLSSIKYNVFDKKNFSMKEMIELLNNNFKNKKDARDKFLFETPKYGNDDDYADDLTRRVFESYFKAVDGRPNTKGGHFRIDLLPTTCHVYFGSVLGATPDGRFAKEPVSEGISPVQGADVHGPTSVIKSASKIDHLRTGGTLLNQKFTPTFLETDEGREKVLQLIRTYFRLDGHHLQFNVVNAEVLKEAQKHPEKYRDLIVRVAGYSDYFVDLGEDLQNEIIRRTEHTGY from the coding sequence ATGAAAGAAAGGATAAAAAAACTCAGACAGCAATCGCTCGATGCAATACCAACACTTTCGCACGAACGCGCTCAACTATTAACAGAATTTTATAAAAGCGGCGAAGCGCAGAAACATTCGATTCCGGTAGCACGCGCTTTGTCATTAAAATATATTTTAGAAAACAAGGAACTCTGCATTAATGACGGCGAACTTTTCGTTGGAGAAAAAGGACCCGAACCTAAGGCAACGCCGACTTATCCTGAACTCTGTGTTCACTCAGAACAAGACTTAGAGATTCTTCATAACCGTGCGAAAGTCTGGTTCAAAAGCAGCGATGAAACCAGAAATGTAGTTTTGAATGAAGTCGCTCCCTTCTGGAAAGGTAAAAGCATTAGAGAAAAAATTCTTGAAGAAGTTGATGAACAATGGCGCGATTCTTACAATGCCGGAATTTTTACCGAGTTCATGGAACAACGTGCTCCGGGGCATACTGTTGGAGATGATAAAATTTTTAGAAAAGGAATGCTCGACTTCAAAAAAGAAATTGAAGACTCGATAAACAAATTAGATTTTTATAATGATCCGGAAGCATTTGCTAAAAGAGAAGAACTGCATGCAATGGAAATTGCGGCGGATGCGCTGATTGCATTTGCCAAGCGTTATTCAAAACGGCTCTATGAACTAGCTAAATCAGAAAAAGATACACAGCGCAAAAATGAATTGGAAACAATGGCCGGAATTTGTGAACGTGTCCCGGCAAACGCACCGCAAACTTTCTGGGAAGCGTTACAATATTATTGGTTTGTTCATCTCGGAGTCACAACGGAACTCAATACATGGGATTCATACAATCCGGGCAGACTCGATCAGCATCTATATCCATTTTTTAAACGTGATGTTGAAAGCGGATTGTTGACCGATGAATTTGCTCGCGAGCTACTTCAATCATTCTGGGTAAAGTTTAACAATCAACCAGCACCGCCAAAAGTTGGTGTAACCGCACAGGAGAGTAATACATATACCGATTTTTGTTTGATTAACGTCGGCGGTGTTACAGCAAAAGGTGAGGACGCAACAAACGAAATGACTTACATGATACTCGATGTGATTGAAGAGATGCGTCTGCTTCAGCCGAGTTCAATGGTGCAGGTTAGCAAAAAAAATCCGGACCGGTTATTAAAGCGCGCTCTCAAAATTATTATGACAGGTTACGGACAACCTTCAATTTTTAATACGGACGCGATCATTCAGGAATTGACACGGCAGGGGAAATCAATTATTGATGCAAGATGCGGAGGTGCAAGCGGCTGTGTTGAAGCAGGCGCATTCGGAAAAGAAGCTTACATACTTACCGGATATTTCAACATTCCAAAAATTTTAGAGATTACTCTTAACAACGGATTCGATCCGTTCACTAAAAAAGTTATCGGAATTAAAACCGGCGATTCGAACAGTTTCAAATCTTTTGATGAACTTTACGACGCATTCGAAAAACAGATGAATCATTTCATTGATATCAAGATTAAAGGAAACGTGATCATTGAAAGAATTTACGCTGAGTATATGCCATCGCCATTTTTATCGATTTTGGTTGATGACTGCATCAAGAAAGGGAAGGATTATAATGCCGGAGGCGCGCGTTATAATTCATCATACATTCAAGGCGTTGGTCTCGGTACCATTACCGACTCGCTTTCATCAATAAAATATAATGTCTTTGATAAAAAGAATTTTTCAATGAAAGAGATGATTGAACTTCTCAATAATAATTTTAAAAACAAAAAAGACGCTCGTGATAAATTTTTATTTGAAACTCCGAAATACGGAAACGACGATGATTATGCAGATGATTTAACCCGCAGAGTTTTCGAAAGTTATTTCAAAGCGGTTGACGGAAGACCGAATACAAAAGGCGGTCATTTCAGAATTGATCTTCTTCCAACAACTTGTCATGTTTATTTCGGAAGTGTGCTTGGCGCTACTCCGGACGGACGATTTGCCAAAGAACCCGTGAGCGAGGGAATTTCTCCCGTTCAAGGAGCGGATGTGCACGGTCCGACTTCCGTAATTAAATCGGCATCCAAAATTGATCATCTTAGGACGGGCGGTACTTTACTAAATCAAAAATTTACACCTACATTTTTAGAAACCGATGAAGGAAGAGAAAAAGTTTTGCAGCTAATTCGAACATACTTTAGATTAGACGGGCACCATCTGCAGTTCAATGTTGTTAATGCGGAAGTTTTGAAAGAGGCGCAGAAGCATCCGGAAAAATACCGCGATCTGATTGTACGCGTCGCCGGTTACAGCGATTACTTTGTTGATCTAGGCGAAGATTTACAAAATGAAATTATTCGTAGAACAGAACATACTGGTTATTGA
- a CDS encoding MBL fold metallo-hydrolase — MNRRKFIKNSFLTAIAALLTPVFLRSDIKAAPRIKLNYKPEPSKWSDNDLTIAWIGHSTILMNFFGKWILTDPVLFNSIGVYFFGGSIGPSRRTPPAVEIDEFPKPDMILVSHAHMDHMDYPTLKAFAEKYPDQIDLVVAYLTKDVINDLPWKSVSVLDWNDEIKIQDTRIKANEVKHFGWRFPWEKDRSRGFMKDGRSYNAYLIERNGKKVLFGGDMSLHEKLRPLKNENIDVAIMPIGAYNPWIRNHCNPEQALQMADEINAKYFIPIHTKTFNQSMEPFNEAINWMKRSAPNYKMQIGLDEIGQTFVLS, encoded by the coding sequence ATGAACCGTAGAAAATTTATAAAGAATAGTTTTTTAACTGCAATTGCTGCTCTTCTTACGCCGGTATTTCTTAGATCCGATATAAAAGCGGCACCCCGAATCAAACTGAATTATAAACCCGAACCTTCAAAATGGAGCGATAACGATTTAACAATTGCATGGATTGGGCATTCTACTATCCTTATGAATTTTTTCGGTAAATGGATTTTGACCGACCCGGTTTTGTTTAATAGTATCGGAGTTTATTTTTTCGGAGGATCTATTGGTCCGTCACGAAGAACACCCCCGGCAGTGGAAATTGATGAGTTTCCGAAACCGGATATGATTCTTGTTTCTCACGCGCATATGGATCATATGGATTACCCGACATTAAAAGCATTCGCCGAAAAATATCCGGATCAAATTGATTTAGTGGTTGCTTACCTCACCAAAGATGTAATAAATGACCTTCCATGGAAATCGGTTTCGGTTCTAGATTGGAATGATGAAATAAAAATTCAAGACACGCGTATAAAAGCAAATGAGGTGAAGCATTTTGGCTGGCGCTTTCCATGGGAAAAAGACCGTTCACGCGGATTTATGAAAGACGGAAGAAGTTACAACGCATATTTGATTGAGCGTAACGGTAAAAAAGTTTTGTTCGGAGGAGATATGTCTTTGCATGAAAAACTCCGACCGTTAAAAAATGAAAATATAGATGTTGCAATTATGCCGATCGGTGCCTACAATCCTTGGATCCGGAATCATTGCAATCCAGAACAAGCATTGCAGATGGCAGATGAAATTAACGCTAAATATTTCATTCCTATCCATACAAAAACTTTCAATCAAAGCATGGAACCGTTTAACGAAGCAATTAATTGGATGAAGCGCTCAGCTCCAAATTACAAGATGCAGATAGGACTTGATGAAATTGGACAAACATTTGTTTTGAGTTAA
- a CDS encoding glycyl-radical enzyme activating protein — protein sequence MQNSGYIFDIKKYSVNDGPGIRTTVFLKGCPLTCWWCHNPESRKIEPEKIDNCSFRWNLSYESSQRNMIGSQVSVNDVMHEIEKDLPFYEESKGGATFSGGEPMLQIDFLHQLLTECKKKDINTAIDTTGYAPLADFEKIYDLTDIFLYDLKLIDDKFHCEYCGVSNKLIHKNLEELSSRGNKVILRLPIIPSLTDTEENITQTISFISTLENIREIDLLPFHSTAKSKYDRMKILNKVIDIIPPSKEYMNELKNRFSQLSIPIKIGG from the coding sequence ATGCAAAATTCAGGTTACATTTTCGATATAAAAAAATATTCGGTTAACGATGGTCCGGGTATTCGTACAACTGTTTTCTTAAAAGGCTGCCCTTTAACTTGCTGGTGGTGCCACAATCCCGAAAGCCGGAAAATTGAACCGGAAAAGATTGATAATTGCTCTTTCCGGTGGAATCTTTCTTATGAGTCTTCACAACGGAACATGATCGGCTCTCAAGTTTCTGTTAATGATGTAATGCATGAGATTGAAAAAGATTTGCCGTTCTACGAAGAATCCAAAGGCGGGGCTACATTTTCCGGTGGCGAGCCAATGCTGCAAATTGATTTTCTTCATCAGCTTCTTACAGAATGCAAAAAGAAAGATATTAATACTGCAATTGATACAACCGGTTATGCCCCGCTCGCAGATTTTGAAAAAATTTATGACCTGACAGACATTTTTCTTTACGATTTAAAACTGATAGACGACAAATTTCATTGCGAATATTGCGGTGTTTCAAATAAACTAATACACAAAAACTTGGAAGAGCTTTCTTCGCGCGGCAATAAAGTTATATTACGTCTCCCCATCATCCCAAGTCTGACTGATACAGAAGAAAATATTACTCAAACAATTTCATTCATCTCAACTCTCGAGAACATCCGCGAGATTGATCTGCTTCCGTTTCACTCGACAGCAAAATCAAAGTACGACCGGATGAAAATTTTAAATAAAGTGATTGATATAATCCCTCCCTCAAAAGAATATATGAACGAATTAAAAAATAGATTCTCTCAACTTAGCATTCCGATAAAGATCGGAGGATAA
- a CDS encoding DMT family transporter produces the protein MKDKSKSIIYSLLAVLAWSTVATAFKLTLQGINTTQLLFYSSLTSLVVLFIIVRLNSPKELKKIFSKGHLKRNMMLGLINPFIYYLILFKAYSVLPAQEAQPINLIWPLLISIFSAIFLKQKISVKTYIGLLISFFGIIIISTRGNILSLQFHNLYGVLLAASSSIIWAGFWILNLLDKRGEEIKLFGAFFLGTLYTGLYILFFDSFSPVEFKYILGAVYIGIFEMGITFFLWLKALSLSDNKAKTSTIIYLFPVISLFFIALVLKEKLFISSIIGLVLIVGGILFQQIKGKTKET, from the coding sequence ATGAAAGATAAATCTAAATCCATTATATATTCACTGCTAGCTGTGCTGGCCTGGTCAACGGTGGCAACCGCTTTTAAGCTTACTCTACAAGGTATAAACACAACACAACTTTTGTTTTATTCTTCCTTAACAAGTCTAGTAGTTCTCTTCATCATTGTTCGGTTAAATTCTCCTAAGGAGTTAAAAAAAATATTTTCCAAGGGACATCTTAAAAGAAATATGATGCTGGGACTTATAAATCCTTTCATTTATTATTTAATTTTGTTCAAAGCATATTCCGTGTTGCCCGCACAGGAAGCGCAACCGATCAATTTAATTTGGCCACTTTTAATCTCAATTTTCTCAGCCATTTTTTTGAAACAGAAAATCTCTGTTAAGACTTATATCGGGCTATTGATTTCATTTTTCGGAATTATAATAATCTCAACGAGAGGAAATATTCTTTCTCTTCAGTTTCATAATTTGTACGGCGTACTTTTGGCGGCAAGCAGTTCAATAATATGGGCGGGCTTTTGGATATTGAATCTTCTTGATAAAAGGGGAGAAGAGATTAAATTATTCGGTGCGTTCTTCTTGGGAACACTTTACACAGGTTTGTACATTCTGTTTTTTGATTCATTTAGCCCAGTTGAATTTAAATACATTCTTGGCGCGGTTTATATCGGCATATTCGAAATGGGAATAACTTTCTTCCTCTGGTTAAAAGCTCTATCACTTAGCGACAACAAAGCAAAAACTTCTACAATTATTTATCTCTTTCCGGTAATATCGTTATTCTTTATTGCGTTAGTGCTTAAAGAAAAATTGTTCATCTCCTCGATTATTGGATTGGTTTTGATTGTCGGCGGAATATTATTTCAGCAGATTAAAGGAAAAACGAAAGAGACTTAA